From the genome of Triticum aestivum cultivar Chinese Spring chromosome 3B, IWGSC CS RefSeq v2.1, whole genome shotgun sequence, one region includes:
- the LOC123065876 gene encoding transcription factor LAX PANICLE 1, protein MDPYHYENIHDPHGYSFPVHSQPPLLLHHYPAAALAESRVSRGGAGRRRPGAKLSTDPQSVAARERRHRISDRFRVLRSLVPGGSKMDTVSMLEQAIHYVKFLKAQVSLYQAALVQHEEGCGGVGHGEFAGGAGEVTAMELPAAQALQEVMSCYYAGAHQVEELDLCAGQMSSSSHDLPPLPSCVFDEESAAACYSGCSLQAEEIAHAHGSY, encoded by the coding sequence ATGGATCCATATCACTACGAAAACATCCATGACCCACACGGCTACAGCTTTCCCGTCCACTCGCAGCCGCCTCTCCTCCTCCACCACTACCCGGCCGCCGCGCTCGCGGAGAGCCGGGTCAGCAGGGGCGGTGCCGGACGGCGCCGCCCCGGCGCGAAGCTCTCGACTGACCCCCAGAGCGTTGCGGCGCGGGAGCGTCGGCACCGGATTAGCGATCGCTTCCGCGTGCTCCGCAGTCTCGTGCCCGGCGGCAGCAAGATGGACACCGTCTCCATGCTGGAGCAGGCCATCCACTACGTCAAGTTCCTCAAGGCGCAGGTCAGCCTGTACCAGGCCGCACTCGTGCAGCACGAGGagggctgcggcggcgtcggccatggcgagTTCGCCGGCGGCGCTGGCGAGGTGACAGCGATGGAGCTTCCGGCAGCGCAGGCCCTGCAGGAGGTGATGAGCTGCTACTACGCCGGAGCGCATCAGGTGGAAGAGCTTGATCTATGCGCGGGGCAGATGAGCAGTAGTTCTCACGATCTGCCTCCGTTGCCTTCCTGCGTCTTCGACGAAGAGTCTGCGGCCGCGTGCTACTCCGGGTGCAGCCTCCAAGCCGAGGAGATCGCTCACGCTCACGGATCTTATTAG